In Acidobacteriota bacterium, the following proteins share a genomic window:
- a CDS encoding xanthine dehydrogenase family protein subunit M, translating into MKNFELAEPATLEEALSLLDPEDATVRAIAGGTALLLMMKPRLFQPSRLVSLRRIKNALRGVSADETGGLRIGAMTTLSEMERSPVIARTFPVITRTLHTLSNVRIRNVATLGGHLAHGDPHMDLPPILLTLGARVRAVSQRGERWIAIGDLFTGYYETALSRDELITEVAVPLQPAGVHSWYEKYTALSADDWPAVGVAVWFRMESGVIAEARVAVSSATERPVRMTGAEGVLNNVSATAAVFSKAADSAAEEVQPLADLRGTVAYKREMVRVHVRRALEQALKINSSEAS; encoded by the coding sequence ATGAAGAACTTTGAACTGGCGGAGCCCGCGACGCTCGAAGAGGCGCTGTCTTTGCTCGACCCTGAAGATGCCACGGTGCGCGCCATCGCCGGCGGCACGGCGCTGCTCTTAATGATGAAGCCTCGATTGTTTCAGCCCTCGCGGCTGGTTAGTCTGCGCCGAATCAAGAATGCGCTGCGCGGCGTCAGCGCCGACGAAACCGGCGGCCTGCGCATCGGCGCGATGACCACGCTGTCCGAGATGGAGCGCTCGCCCGTTATCGCTCGCACGTTTCCAGTAATCACACGCACACTGCACACCCTCTCGAACGTACGCATTCGCAACGTGGCGACGCTCGGCGGCCACCTCGCCCATGGCGATCCTCACATGGACCTGCCGCCCATTCTGCTTACGCTCGGGGCGCGCGTGCGCGCCGTCAGCCAGCGCGGCGAGCGCTGGATTGCCATCGGCGATCTGTTCACCGGCTATTACGAAACCGCATTGTCGCGCGACGAGTTAATCACCGAAGTCGCAGTGCCACTGCAACCAGCGGGCGTGCATAGCTGGTACGAAAAATACACGGCGCTCTCGGCCGACGATTGGCCTGCGGTGGGAGTGGCCGTCTGGTTCCGCATGGAGTCGGGCGTGATCGCCGAAGCCCGCGTGGCGGTCAGTTCAGCGACGGAGCGCCCGGTGCGCATGACCGGAGCAGAGGGCGTGCTAAATAATGTCAGCGCCACCGCCGCCGTCTTTTCCAAGGCCGCCGACTCGGCAGCCGAGGAAGTGCAGCCGCTGGCCGATCTGCGCGGCACGGTGGCGTATAAGCGCGAGATGGTTCGCGTACACGTCCGGCGCGCGCTGGAGCAGGCGCTGAAAATAAATTCGAGTGAGGCATCCTAA
- a CDS encoding alpha/beta fold hydrolase: MFGAFNMTHSRKSGNAPLGDGASLRYTLHGEDRPELPKLVLVHSLGMSEVVWDEVVERLVERTAILTYDCRGHGASTKLLGKSPGPYRLEGFARDLAALLDHVGWSSAHIAGGSLGGSIALQFAALFPSRVQTLGLIDTTAWYGAEAPEKWEWRAKEAEEKGLPALIDFQQTRWFSDSFREQHPETVALCRNVFLANETACFVATCRMLGAFDLRAHLAGFHMPVAIAVGEEDYATPPEMARQLESNIAGATMQIIPQARHLTFVEQPALIAEILSRLIDRA; this comes from the coding sequence ATGTTCGGAGCATTTAACATGACCCACTCCAGAAAATCCGGCAACGCACCGCTTGGCGATGGCGCCTCGCTCCGTTACACACTGCATGGCGAGGACCGGCCTGAACTCCCGAAGCTGGTGCTGGTCCACTCGCTGGGCATGAGCGAAGTGGTCTGGGACGAGGTGGTCGAGCGCCTTGTCGAGCGCACCGCCATTTTGACTTACGACTGTCGCGGGCACGGTGCGTCCACCAAGTTGCTCGGCAAGTCGCCTGGCCCCTATCGTCTCGAGGGATTCGCGCGCGACCTGGCCGCGCTGCTGGATCATGTCGGCTGGTCGAGCGCGCACATCGCCGGCGGGTCGCTGGGCGGCAGCATCGCGTTGCAATTCGCCGCGCTGTTTCCGTCGCGTGTACAGACGCTCGGCTTGATCGACACAACCGCATGGTATGGCGCGGAAGCGCCTGAAAAATGGGAGTGGCGCGCCAAAGAAGCCGAAGAAAAGGGCTTGCCCGCGCTGATCGACTTTCAACAAACGCGCTGGTTCTCTGATAGTTTCCGCGAGCAGCACCCCGAAACGGTGGCCCTGTGCCGCAATGTTTTTCTGGCCAACGAGACCGCGTGTTTCGTCGCCACCTGCCGCATGTTGGGCGCGTTCGATCTGCGCGCGCACCTCGCGGGATTCCACATGCCGGTAGCCATCGCCGTCGGCGAGGAAGATTACGCGACGCCGCCCGAGATGGCCCGCCAACTCGAGAGCAACATCGCTGGGGCGACGATGCAGATCATTCCGCAGGCGCGACATCTGACGTTTGTCGAGCAGCCAGCGCTTATCGCCGAAATTCTGTCCCGCCTCATTGACCGAGCTTAA
- a CDS encoding MFS transporter yields the protein MSTATIAAPDNRPWYRTLNGEQWNTLLAANLGWAFDGYETYALILTMGTAFRQLLPAESYASIPFYAGLTIAVTLLGWGIGGIVGGIVSDYIGRKRTLIYAVLAYSVVTGFTAIAWSLWSFIALRFIVGFALGSEWGTGTSMVAEMWPDKHRGKGAGLMQCGLGIGFFFASATWFFVSPMGPDAWRWMYVIGVLPALAVGWIRKRIKEPEKWTESDRKRRAAVEAQKIAQQSGQDVSAADKNLTRFTLIDLFADPKYRRRTIAAFLMSTTTTLAWWGISTWVPPYVGSLAKLEGLSPERWASLAGMFYNAGAICGYISLGFFADLYGRRPVTIAWFAISLLMTPVLFLWTHNLYVLLGVCSINAFFTLGQYTWCSTWLPEAYPTRIRATAVSFCFNAPRFIAFTGPLLAGTLITYFGSYGRAAVIVSMIYILGIVAAPFFPETRGKALPE from the coding sequence ATGAGTACTGCAACCATTGCAGCCCCCGACAACCGGCCCTGGTATCGCACCCTGAATGGCGAACAGTGGAATACGCTGCTGGCCGCCAACCTCGGCTGGGCCTTTGACGGCTATGAAACCTACGCCCTGATTCTCACCATGGGCACCGCTTTTCGCCAGCTACTGCCCGCCGAAAGTTATGCCAGCATCCCGTTTTACGCCGGTCTGACCATCGCGGTAACGCTGCTCGGCTGGGGCATCGGCGGCATCGTCGGTGGCATCGTCTCCGATTACATCGGGCGCAAGCGCACCTTGATCTATGCGGTGCTGGCCTACTCTGTCGTTACCGGATTCACGGCCATCGCCTGGTCGCTGTGGTCCTTCATCGCGCTGCGCTTCATCGTCGGCTTCGCGCTGGGCTCGGAGTGGGGCACAGGCACTTCGATGGTCGCGGAGATGTGGCCCGACAAGCATCGTGGCAAGGGCGCGGGGCTGATGCAGTGCGGCCTGGGCATCGGCTTTTTCTTCGCCTCCGCCACATGGTTCTTCGTCAGCCCGATGGGACCCGACGCATGGCGCTGGATGTACGTCATTGGCGTTCTCCCCGCCCTCGCTGTCGGCTGGATTCGCAAGCGCATCAAGGAACCGGAAAAGTGGACGGAGTCGGATCGCAAGCGCCGTGCGGCAGTCGAGGCGCAGAAGATAGCACAGCAATCGGGTCAGGATGTGAGCGCCGCCGACAAGAACCTTACGCGCTTCACGCTGATTGACCTGTTCGCCGATCCGAAGTATCGCCGCCGCACCATTGCGGCCTTCCTGATGTCCACCACCACCACGCTGGCCTGGTGGGGCATCTCAACATGGGTGCCTCCGTACGTCGGGTCTCTCGCTAAGTTGGAGGGACTCTCACCCGAGCGCTGGGCGAGCTTGGCGGGAATGTTCTACAACGCGGGCGCTATCTGTGGCTATATCTCGCTCGGCTTCTTCGCCGATCTCTACGGGCGCAGGCCGGTTACCATCGCGTGGTTCGCCATCTCCCTGCTGATGACCCCCGTGCTGTTCCTGTGGACGCATAACCTGTATGTGCTGCTCGGCGTCTGCTCCATCAACGCCTTCTTCACGCTGGGCCAATATACATGGTGCTCGACGTGGCTGCCGGAGGCTTATCCCACGCGCATCCGCGCCACCGCAGTCAGCTTCTGCTTCAACGCGCCGCGCTTCATCGCCTTCACGGGACCACTGCTGGCGGGGACGCTGATCACCTACTTCGGCAGTTACGGCCGGGCCGCCGTGATCGTCAGCATGATCTACATTCTCGGTATTGTCGCCGCCCCATTTTTTCCCGAGACGCGCGGCAAGGCGCTGCCGGAATAA
- a CDS encoding TonB-dependent receptor, whose translation MPGNEVRYPVATPPHHASAPQSASRRSWSDIDRGHFIRSRIAAKMLKVTEGGMRNRLLGIIFIAGLLASVSGGLNTAMLLAQETTATISGAVKDGSGAVIPEAAVRVRNVATGVARSVQTDSQGRYSVAQLLPGNYELETSMAGFQNYLRTGIELTVGRHAVVDVDLQVGEVTQTVEVAGEIPLVETTSASLSGIVNEKQIRDLPLNGRDFVSLSLMEPGVVQARSASGGVATGAGLQLSFNGARARMNNFLMDGTSINSINGMAIGGASGQALGVDTIQEFQVITSNFSAEFGRAGGGVINVVSKAGTNELHGSAFEFFRNDALDARRWEDNALANGRKSTLRKNQFGGTLGGPIRSDKTFAFGGYEGMRQRVGNATSAFIPSIAARQGNLPLTGTACTAAPIGGTQDGANCIVPISEVVRPYLALWPDPTPGRPILADGRGEYIRSFSVPTNQDYAQVRVDHNFSEGSSLFARYTIDDSGRTTPQPLPTYNQIDSIRNQYATIGETHIFSPQLLNVFRIGFNRPKVGYSTETINPLLNNEALWFIPNAASPGVGPLGITGIANPTLPNNLPRTRLDNVYQLTDTVSYTNGSHAIKFGGDYQRIQTNENDVFRGIGLFTFASMGNFLRNVPATFTGVTPGGTAVRGWRQNIVGLFVQDDMKPFQGLTLNLGVRWEFQNDPTEVNGRASHYDGLFTTDTLVVTNPVIKLPIKNFSPRIGFAWDATGDGKTSIRGGYGLYYQMIFRDYFYANRTLPPFFTTKSAQSPSPLLTFPHPTALFTAPGAVFNDGAQWDNNKQTYMMQWNMSIQREILPNTLLGVSYVGTRGLFLNRQGDLNTAVPTILPDGRYYYVPVNGAAPPRRDANFTSTSLRTLSASSTYHGLQTKMTTRFSQSLQAQFAYSWSHVLDNAVGAISGDFQQSSSPQNPYTMNSSEWSHAAFDLRHVVSANYTYTLPFGKELTGFLGKLLSGWQTNGILSLTTGVPFSVINSATLNTVGRDQSSSAGSNISRPDLISGMSSNPTSGTTAGCAGVAAGQQLGTPDLYYDPCAFRLQDLGYYGNLGRDTVIGPKFRNFDFALVKNTSLGENKSLQFRWEMFNLFNHPNFGLPNSTNFLAVAGAASTTAGRITTTANDPRQMQFGLKISF comes from the coding sequence ATGCCGGGAAATGAGGTCCGTTATCCCGTTGCCACTCCCCCACACCATGCGAGTGCACCGCAATCAGCAAGTCGCCGAAGCTGGAGCGACATCGACCGGGGCCATTTTATTCGAAGCAGGATCGCGGCAAAAATGCTTAAAGTAACGGAGGGTGGTATGCGAAATCGATTGCTGGGAATTATTTTCATCGCGGGTTTACTGGCGAGTGTCAGCGGCGGTCTAAATACCGCGATGCTGCTGGCGCAGGAAACCACCGCGACCATCTCAGGCGCGGTGAAAGACGGATCGGGAGCGGTGATTCCCGAAGCCGCCGTGCGCGTGAGAAACGTGGCCACCGGTGTGGCCCGCTCGGTCCAGACGGACAGCCAGGGCCGCTACAGCGTGGCACAACTGCTGCCGGGAAACTATGAGCTGGAAACTTCCATGGCCGGTTTCCAGAACTACCTTCGCACCGGAATCGAACTGACCGTGGGCCGCCATGCCGTGGTGGATGTCGATCTTCAGGTCGGCGAAGTAACCCAGACAGTGGAAGTGGCTGGAGAAATCCCGCTAGTGGAGACCACCAGCGCGTCGCTGTCGGGAATCGTCAATGAAAAGCAGATCCGCGATCTGCCATTGAACGGTCGCGACTTCGTTTCCTTAAGCCTGATGGAGCCCGGCGTGGTCCAGGCGCGCTCAGCCTCCGGCGGCGTGGCCACCGGCGCGGGACTGCAACTGAGCTTCAACGGCGCGCGCGCGCGCATGAACAACTTTCTGATGGACGGCACCAGCATCAACAGCATCAATGGAATGGCCATTGGCGGCGCCTCCGGGCAAGCCTTGGGAGTCGACACCATTCAGGAATTTCAGGTGATCACCTCGAATTTCAGCGCGGAGTTCGGACGCGCCGGCGGCGGTGTCATCAACGTGGTCTCGAAAGCCGGAACCAACGAGCTGCATGGCAGCGCATTTGAGTTCTTCCGCAACGATGCGCTGGACGCTAGGCGCTGGGAGGACAACGCCCTGGCCAACGGCAGGAAATCCACGCTGCGCAAGAACCAATTTGGCGGAACGCTGGGCGGACCCATCCGCAGCGACAAGACATTCGCCTTCGGAGGCTATGAAGGAATGCGCCAGCGCGTCGGCAACGCCACCAGCGCGTTTATCCCCTCGATTGCGGCGCGACAGGGGAACCTGCCGCTGACGGGAACTGCGTGTACCGCCGCACCAATCGGTGGCACGCAGGACGGAGCGAATTGCATTGTCCCGATATCGGAGGTAGTACGGCCTTATCTGGCGCTATGGCCCGACCCAACACCGGGCCGTCCCATATTGGCCGATGGCCGGGGTGAGTACATCCGCAGCTTCTCCGTACCCACCAATCAGGATTATGCCCAGGTCCGCGTGGACCACAATTTTTCGGAAGGGTCCTCTCTCTTTGCGCGCTACACGATTGACGACAGCGGCAGGACGACACCGCAACCCCTGCCCACCTACAATCAGATCGATTCGATCCGCAATCAATATGCGACGATCGGCGAGACGCATATTTTTTCGCCGCAACTGCTCAACGTGTTTCGCATTGGATTCAACCGACCCAAGGTGGGTTACTCGACAGAGACCATCAATCCCCTGCTGAACAATGAGGCTCTTTGGTTCATCCCCAACGCGGCCTCTCCCGGCGTGGGACCGCTGGGCATCACCGGCATCGCCAATCCCACCTTGCCGAACAACCTGCCCCGAACGCGTCTGGACAATGTGTATCAGTTGACCGATACCGTAAGCTACACCAACGGCAGTCATGCCATTAAATTTGGAGGCGACTACCAACGTATCCAGACCAATGAAAACGATGTCTTCCGGGGCATCGGCCTGTTCACCTTCGCCAGCATGGGAAACTTCCTGCGCAATGTGCCAGCGACTTTCACCGGCGTTACGCCAGGCGGCACCGCCGTGCGTGGCTGGCGGCAGAACATTGTTGGCTTGTTTGTACAGGACGACATGAAGCCCTTTCAGGGGTTGACGCTGAACCTTGGCGTGCGCTGGGAGTTCCAGAACGATCCCACCGAAGTGAACGGCCGAGCTTCGCACTATGACGGCCTGTTTACCACCGACACGCTGGTGGTAACCAACCCGGTTATCAAGCTGCCCATCAAGAATTTCAGCCCGCGCATCGGCTTCGCCTGGGACGCCACCGGCGACGGCAAGACCTCCATTCGCGGCGGGTATGGACTTTATTACCAGATGATCTTCCGGGATTATTTCTACGCCAACCGGACGCTGCCGCCGTTCTTCACCACCAAGTCCGCGCAGAGTCCCAGCCCCCTGCTGACCTTCCCGCACCCCACGGCGTTGTTCACTGCGCCCGGCGCGGTCTTCAACGATGGCGCGCAGTGGGATAACAATAAGCAGACCTACATGATGCAGTGGAACATGAGCATCCAGCGCGAGATCCTGCCCAACACACTGCTGGGCGTCAGCTACGTGGGTACTCGCGGCCTGTTCTTGAATCGTCAGGGCGACCTAAACACGGCAGTTCCGACGATTCTACCCGATGGCCGCTACTACTATGTCCCGGTAAATGGAGCCGCTCCTCCGCGCCGCGATGCCAACTTCACCAGCACTTCGCTGAGGACATTGTCGGCCTCCTCGACTTATCATGGTTTACAGACGAAGATGACCACGCGGTTCAGCCAGTCGCTGCAAGCCCAGTTTGCCTACAGCTGGTCGCACGTGCTGGACAACGCCGTCGGCGCCATCAGCGGCGATTTCCAACAGTCCAGTTCGCCGCAGAATCCTTATACGATGAACTCGTCGGAGTGGAGCCATGCCGCGTTTGATCTGCGCCATGTGGTCTCGGCGAACTACACTTACACCCTGCCGTTCGGGAAAGAACTCACGGGATTTCTGGGCAAGCTGTTAAGCGGCTGGCAAACCAACGGCATTCTGAGCCTAACCACCGGCGTGCCTTTCTCAGTCATCAACAGCGCAACCTTAAACACCGTGGGAAGAGATCAAAGCTCCTCCGCCGGATCGAATATCAGCCGACCGGATTTGATCTCGGGCATGAGCAGCAATCCCACCAGCGGAACTACGGCGGGGTGTGCCGGCGTGGCCGCCGGGCAACAACTCGGCACACCGGACCTCTACTACGACCCTTGCGCATTCAGATTGCAAGATCTGGGATATTACGGCAATCTTGGCCGCGATACCGTGATCGGACCAAAATTCAGAAATTTTGATTTTGCCCTGGTCAAGAATACCAGTCTGGGTGAAAACAAATCGCTCCAGTTCCGGTGGGAAATGTTCAACCTGTTCAACCACCCCAATTTTGGGTTGCCGAACAGCACCAACTTCCTGGCGGTAGCCGGAGCGGCCAGCACCACGGCGGGGCGGATTACCACCACGGCAAATGATCCGCGGCAGATGCAGTTTGGCTTGAAGATTTCCTTCTAG